The proteins below come from a single Ictalurus punctatus breed USDA103 chromosome 24, Coco_2.0, whole genome shotgun sequence genomic window:
- the lfng gene encoding beta-1,3-N-acetylglucosaminyltransferase lunatic fringe: MLKSSSRKTVLCAVGAAVTCAALLVVVAQQQQRSSSSAHGDAHGDAEVGMRTLQSVAELEVDGGVQSDQAAAAQDGGGGKKGFSAYFSKLTRSRRDAEKPTAAVAGAPSSAPAEELRPEDLFIAVKTTKKFHQPRLDLLLETWISRNVQQTYIFTDGEDEELKKKMGNHVINTNCSAAHSRQALSCKMAVEYDKFIESGKKWFCHVDDDNYMNVKTLVKLLSLYPHTQDLYIGKPSLDRPIEATERLGDNKMRPVNFWFATGGAGFCVSRGLALKMSPWASGGHFMNTAEKIRLPDDCTIGYIIESVLGVPLTRSNLFHSHLENLQQVSQSEVHKQITLSYGMFENKRNIINMKGVFPVQEDPSRFKSVHCLLYPDTPWCPPQVTY; this comes from the exons ATGTTAAAAAGTTCCAGCAGGAAAACTGTGCTCTGTGCAGTCGGAGCAGCCGTCACCTGCGCGGCGCTGCTTGTGGTGGtcgctcagcagcagcagcgcagcagcagcagcgcgcACGGTGACGCGCACGGTGACGCGGAGGTGGGGATGCGCACCTTACAGAGTGTTGCCGAGTTGGAGGTGGATGGAGGAGTGCAGAGCGACCAAGCAGCAGCAGCGCAGGacggaggaggaggaaagaagGGATTTTCCGCCTATTTTTCCAAACTGACGCGGAGCAGGAGAGATGCGGAGAAACCCACCGCGGCGGTCGCGGGCGCTCCGTCCAGCGCGCCGGCTGAAGAGCTGCGTCCTGAGGACCTCTTCATCGCCGTGAAGACCACCAAGAAGTTCCACCAGCCACGGCTTGATCTGCTGCTGGAAACCTGGATTTCAAGGAACGTGCAACAG ACGTACATCTTCACAGATGGCGAGGATGAGgagctgaaaaagaaaatgg GAAACCATGTCATCAACACCAACTGCTCTGCTGCTCACAGTCGCCAGGCTCTGTCCTGCAAGATGGCTGTGGAGTACGACAAGTTTATCGAATCAGGAAAAAA ATGGTTCTGCCATGTGGATGATGACAACTACATGAACGTCAAGACACTTGTCAAGCTGCTCTCTCTATACCCTCATACTCAGGACTTGTACATTGGCAAACCCAGCCTGGACAGGCCCATTGAGGCTACAGAGAGACTCGGTGACAACAAGATG CGACCCGTGAATTTTTGGTTTGCCACTGGAGGAGCTGGTTTCTGCGTTAGCCGTGGTCTGGCTCTGAAAATGAGCCCTTGGGCAAg TGGTGGTCATTTCATGAACACCGCAGAGAAGATCCGTCTACCGGACGACTGCACCATCGGCTACATCATCGAGTCGGTTCTGGGGGTTCCACTGACACGCAGTAACCTGTTCCACTCGCATCTGGAGAACCTGCAACAGGTGTCCCAATCGGAAGTACACAAACAG ATTACACTGAGTTATGGTATGTTTGAGAACAAGAGGAATATAATCAACATGAAAGGAGTTTTCCCGGTTCAGGAGGACCCATCCAG GTTTAAGTCTGTGCACTGTCTGCTCTACCCGGATACTCCGTGGTGTCCTCCTCAGGTTACCTATTAA